Below is a window of Picosynechococcus sp. PCC 7002 DNA.
GCTGGCGATCGCCTCTGGAAAAAAGCCTTCACTTTCGAGGGCACTGGCGAGGCTAATTTGGGCCACCATGTCTGTGGGGTCAGCGGCGATCGCTGCTTGCAATGCCACAATCTCTGGGCTGTATTCTTTCGTTTCTGAGACTTCTAGGACAATGGGAGATTCTGGCGGGTGGGCCGTAGCCGTTGTTCCGTTCCCGTTGGTTGATGCCGCTGGGCGATCGCCATTGTTACCATTGCCATTCTTTACCTCTGGGAAATCCATCGCTTCCCCTAGGGCAAGGAGCGCCTGTTGGGCACTGGCGGCAAAGACGCCGTCTTGATCCGAAGCCACAATGTCGCGGTAAACTTCCGCCGCCTCCGGCAAAAAGCCTTCGGTTTCCAGTTGACTCGCCAGACTGATTTTCATCACAATATCTGTCGGATCAAGGGCGATCGCCGCCTGGAGTTCTTTGATTTCCTCAGAAAAAGCCGGAGAAGTTGCCGTGTTCATGGTCTGTTCTGTTGTGCCCATAGGTAGTGATTCTGTGAAATTGACGTTGAAAAAATTCAAAACTTACTGATTGACCGGGGTGCCCTGTAGGTAGTGAGATAAATGGCCCATGGCCAACGTAAATCCCGTCTCTGGCCCCTTGACCAGTTGGCGATCGCAATGGGGATAAAATCTCTGCCAAGCCGTCGCCACCGGAGCCGCCCCCCCCAAGTCAAACGGCGCAATGCCCTCAAGCTGGGTCACCACAAAGCCCACTTGCCCTGCATCTCCCTGGCCCAGGAGCACCACCGTTAGCTTTTCCTGGGGATTGGGCCGCGCTGCGGATGTTCCTAATCCCGAAGGCGATCGCCGATCCACCACCCAAATCAACTGCCCCCGTTGGTTCGTCACCCCCAACACCCCTGGAGCGACCCCTGGTACCGGGCAAATGTCTTGGCGGGGCAGGGTCATCACTTCCAACATATTCTCTAGGGGAATCAACAAGCGTGTTTGGGCAAGGGGATCAGCCCCAGCAGGATACAGTTGAACCCGGAAGAAATCGGTTTGGGTAGAGGGAGCGACCATGGCAAAATCAGACCTTTATCGAAGAAAAAACAGCACTATCTAAGCCAAATACTCTTTGACTGTTTTCATGAATTCCATCGGACTGTAGGGTTTCGTTAAATAAGCATTGCCCCCTTGACGTAACGCCCAAAAACGGTCGAAGTCCTGGCTTTTGTTAGAACAAAAAATAATTGGCACCTCCTCGTAACCCAGACTTTCACGAATTTCTCGGCATAAATCGAGGCCATTGAGCCCAGGCATCACAATATCGAGGAAAATTAGATCCGGTTGGTCATGGTTGCGCAGCCAAGTTAAGGCTTCATCGCCATTGTCCGCCAGGCTGACCTCTAGGCTCATTTTTTCCAGGAGTGCCCGGACAAGGGTTTGTTCCGATTTAGAATCATCAACAACTAAAACTTTTTTCATCTTATTTTCTTGATCAGTGTTAGAACTTGGCGCAATTTATTCTGAAAATTGAGTTTAGAGATTATGAAATACAACCTCTAGGGCGTAGATTGCGCTGATGTTTGCTCCACATAGGACTGCACCATCCGTATCAAATCCTGGGGATTGAACGGTTTAGCGATGTAGTCAGAAGCCCCCACCATCTTGGCACGGAGGCGATCAATAATTCCATCGCGCCCCGTAAGCATCACCACGGGAATATCCCTAAGCATTTCGGATTGGTTAAACAGGCGACAAAGCTCGTAACCATCGATTTCGGGCATGTTGATATCCATCAGAATTAGTTCTGGCCGTTGGCGAGCAAAGGTACTCAGAGATAAAGCAGGTTCAGTGACCCCGATAACCTCAAAGCCACTGGCTTCTAGGGTCATTTTGACGACCCGTTGTATTGATTTGCTGTCATCAATACAGGCAATGCGGGGTTTGGGTTTTTGGGGAACGCCCGCATAGGGAATAACTTCAATCAAGCCTGTTTTGACGAGGGGATGGAAGAGTTGGCTGAGTTCGAGGGTGGAACGGCGGGTGTGGTGACTCAGCTCATAGAGGGTGACTTGTTGGTCGAGGGGCTCCCGGAGGCTTTCCATAAATTGATAGTCCTGGAGGTTTAGCCAGGAGCGGCTCCGGATTTCACGGAAATCTTTGACTTGTAGGCGCTGGAAAGGGGAAGCGATTTCGGGGCGGAGTTGTACCCATTGGCGAACGGTCGGCTGGATTGGGCGCACCATTTCCTTGAGGGACAGGGACAGCAACAGGGGATCTAAATTAAGGGCGCGTTCAAATTTAATGGCAGCGCGGGGCAGGGATAAAAACTGGGCGATCGCCTCTTGGGTCGTAAAAAATAAAACTTGGCGGACTTGCTGGAGGGATAATTTTCCAGCTTTCCAAATTTGACAAATGTAATCATAATCTTGGGAAAAGCTATCTCCCATGGGAAATTTCGCTTTCGGAAACAGTTGCCCCAAAAGATACGTTAAGCGCTCCCGTTTGCCCATACCACTGGTGGCAAAATGCAGCTTCCCGCCCCCAAAATAAAGCTGCCAAAATACCGATTCATCTAAGGGATCGTAAATGGTCATGGTCCCCGACATTTGCCGTTGGATCAGGGATTGGAGGACTTGGCCCGGAATCACAACGTTTTTGGTGATGGCATCTTGCACTTTCATATGAAACACACTAGCGGGAATTGATTTGAAGAGGGTTTAGCGCCTTTGGTCTTTACCCATGGCTGGGAAACATGGATCGGGAGGGTAGTGGGTAAGCGCAGCGACAAAATTATGTCAGGGGCAATTTATTCTAGATCGACTTTATCGCCTGAAAAATATGGATTTCATAGTTTTATCGGGTTGCCTGGTGACTAGGCTCAAACCGCAGTACAAAAAGCTTGAATAAATGGGGCTAGGGCAAGATTGAAAATTCATGGTGCTTGGGGGCAACTCTATTAGTTAATCTGAGCAATACTAATGCTACAGAAAGAGATTATTTTCTTACCATAAAGACTTGGTTAAAAGTAGTATGTTTAGCTACGAAAAGACTTTGACCCCACCGATCTTGACACCCCATTAATATGTTTCAAACCTAGATATAGCAAGGAATTTCAGGATTTTTACCTTGTGCTGTTCCAATGGTGTCTAAATTGAAATTGGGGGAGCCTCTTAACGACGGATTAAGTGATCGAGGCGTTCTTGGATGAGCAGTTGGAGGAGGGCGCGGAGGGTTTGGAGGCCAAAGAAAAATACGGTAAGGGCGATCGCCCCGATGAGGAAGAGAGAGGCCGCCTGACTCCAGACTAAAATACCGACCACACTGCTAAAACCCCAGAGGATGCCATACATCATGGTTTTGATCGCGAGGTAGATTCGGCGCAATTGGCGATCGCCTTCAACGGATTTAACGCGAAATTGCAGTTCCCCTAACTCGATGCGTGATTCGAGGCGTTTAATGGCCATTTCGGTGCGGCTGGGTTTCTGGAATTGGTACAGGACAAATTCTTTAGTCTGTTGAGCGAGGCTCCCCAGGCGATTTTCCCCAGGTTTGTGACTCACGGCCAAGCTACGAATAAATGGTTGGGCCGCCGCCATGAGATTGTATTGGGGGTCGAGGGCGCGGGCAATGCCATCGAGGGTGGTGAGAGCCTTGATGATAAAAGTCATTTGGGGCGGCAGACGAAACGGTTGCTGCTCAAACATCAGGTAGAGCTCGTTACTAATCTGCTCAAATTCCTGGAGATCAATGGGGCGATCGCGAAACCGATCCAAAAGAAACGCGATCATCCGTTTCACCGGGGTCATATCTGCCATCGGCTCGATGAGGCCCATGTAAACCAGAGTTTCGACCACCTCGTCCGTATCCTTGCGCAGCACCGCAAAAAACGTACGCATCATCTGGGTTTTTTCCATGGATTTGACTTCGGTCATCGTGCCGAAATCATAGAAAATCAGCTTCCCTGTGGCATCGACGGCCATATTGCCGGGGTGGGGATCGGACTGAAAAAAGCCATCCTGGAGCAGTTGTTTGAGGTAAGAAGAAATGCCGAGGCTGATCACATGGTCTGGGTCAATATTGCTCGCTTCGAGGGCGGCCCGGTCGTCAATTTTAATGCCCGGTAAATATTCGAGGGTTAAGACCTTGCGGGTGGTGTATTGCCAATAAACCTTGGGCACGAGAATTTGCTGATCGTCGGCGAAATTTTGCCGGAAATGATCGCCATTTTTCCCTTCATGGATGTAGTCAATTTCTTGGTAGAGAAGCTCGAAAAATTCCCGGTAAATCTGATTGAGATTGTATTTTTTGAGGTCTTTTAAAAAATAACTGGCCCAATGCAAAAGTTTTTCGAGGACTTGCATATCCACTTGGAACAGACGACTCAGGCCGGGGCGCTGGACTTTTACGGCTACTTCTTCGCCGCTGTAGAGGGTAGCCCGGTGCACTTGGCCCAGGCTAGCGGAGGCGAGGGGCTCTAGTTCAAAATCCTTAAAGAGGGCGTAGATGGATTTGTTAAATTCTTGCTCGATGACGGCGATCGCCGCTTGACCCTTAAATGGGGGCACCCGGTCTTGGAGTTGGCTCAGTTCCTCGATGTATTCGATGGGAAATAGATCCGGGCGGGTTGACATGGCCTGGCCAATTTTGATGAAGGTCGGCCCCAGATCCAGGAGGTGATTCACGAGCCAGCGGGCTTGGCGATGGCGTTTGCGGGCAGGGTTGCCACCGGGGAGTCGGTCTTTGCCCAGCCGGAAGATAAACTGGGCGGCCACGGTAAAGATTTCCAGTTGCCGTTGCCTGAGACTCAGTTTGCGCCGTTGCCAGCGGGGAGTTTTCACGATTGGTATTGCCCTAGATTTCGACCATCCCTCATCATACAGAAAAGCTTCAACCCAAAAACGCGTTTAGGTAGAGTTCGATCAGGCGATCGCCCCAAAACAGACTAATGATTGCCCCTAAGGCAAGAAACGGCCCAAAGGGTAAATGTTGACCCCGCTGGTGTTTGCCGAGGCCCATGGCCCCACCAATAATCATCGTGCCCAGGGCGCAGGCCAAAATTACCGTTAAGAGGACGTTTTGCCAACCCAGCCAAGCGCCAATCATCGCCAAAAGTTTCGGATCGCCGCCCCCCATGGCCTCTTGACCCAGCACCGCCGAACCAATGACACCAATGCCATCGAGTAGCCAAAGCCCCAATACCGCCGCCCCAATGCCACCCATTAGCCCATAGATCGCGCCAGGGAAGCCATTCGCCTGGAAACCCAGCCCCATCTGGAAGAGGAGACCGAGTACGAGGCCCGATTGGGTTAAGGGGTTGGGCAGGGTAAAAGTGTCGTAATCAATGAGGGCCAGGGCCACTAACCAAAACAATAGGGTAAAGGCGGCGATCGCCTCTAGGGTTAGTCCAAATTGAACCACTGTGGCAACACAGAGCAAGCCCATCAGCGTTTCGACGAGGGGATACCGGGCGGCAATGGGCGTTTTACACCAGTGACATTTGCCCCCCAACAGGAGCCAACCCAACACCGGAATATTTTCCTGCGCCCCTAGTTGGTGGCCACAGTGGGGACAGCGGGAGGGGGGATGTGCCAGGGATAAACCCGCTGGCAGCCGATAAACCACCACGTTGAGGAAACTGCCGAAACAGGCTCCCCAGATGAATAGAAAAATAAAGGCGATCGCCAGTAAACCGGACTGTTGTAAAAGCGCGAGCATGGTGATGTCTCTCAAACCCTAGCCAACCAGCCCCATTATCCCCTTAGGCGATCGCCAAATTTTCAAAAACCCTAAAACAATCTTTTTCCTAGGGATTGACCTGAAGAATCAAGTCATTGGCCAAGGTGAGATCGAGATCCGTATTGGTTTCTACGACCAACAGATCCACTCGATCAAGACCCAAAAATTGGGGGATCAAGGTGGCGAGGATGCCAGCGCCAGCACCAATTAAGAGTTCCTCTGTGGCGATCGCCCGGTCTCCAGTAATGGCGGCGATCGCGGCGGCGGCCCCCGTACCTAAGGCCGCATTTCTCAACAAATTGCCCACATCAGTGCCCCGACGCACACTCTCCGTATCTGTGATCACCTGGGAGGCCGCGTTGATATTGTACATTTGGCCGTTGGGTAACTCTAGGCGTTGGGCGACAAAGCGCGTCCCATTTCCTGACGGTCGGAACTCCCCTTGAATTTCACTGCCCTGGGGAATCAGCACTATCCCCTGGGTATTGACAATATTGGCATCCACCGTGAGGGTCACCGGTAAAATTTCATCTTGGGTTAAGAGAATTTTGTCAGCGGTGTAACTAATCGGAATAATCGTGCCCGCTGTGATGCGATAGTCCACAGCCACCACATCCTGGGTAACGATATAAGGGGAATTTAGTGCCTGTACCTGACCCTGGGAAAAGAGAGCCTGATAAATAAACGCGGCCACCTCAGCCCGTGTGGCATTGCGCTTGGGATTGAGTTGTTGCAAATTGGCATAGTTCACCACCATTTTTTGTTCTGTCGCGGCGGCAATGGGGCTCCGGGCAAAATCAGCAATATTCGCTGCATCCTGGTAATAGC
It encodes the following:
- a CDS encoding prepilin peptidase yields the protein MLALLQQSGLLAIAFIFLFIWGACFGSFLNVVVYRLPAGLSLAHPPSRCPHCGHQLGAQENIPVLGWLLLGGKCHWCKTPIAARYPLVETLMGLLCVATVVQFGLTLEAIAAFTLLFWLVALALIDYDTFTLPNPLTQSGLVLGLLFQMGLGFQANGFPGAIYGLMGGIGAAVLGLWLLDGIGVIGSAVLGQEAMGGGDPKLLAMIGAWLGWQNVLLTVILACALGTMIIGGAMGLGKHQRGQHLPFGPFLALGAIISLFWGDRLIELYLNAFLG
- a CDS encoding ABC1 kinase family protein → MKTPRWQRRKLSLRQRQLEIFTVAAQFIFRLGKDRLPGGNPARKRHRQARWLVNHLLDLGPTFIKIGQAMSTRPDLFPIEYIEELSQLQDRVPPFKGQAAIAVIEQEFNKSIYALFKDFELEPLASASLGQVHRATLYSGEEVAVKVQRPGLSRLFQVDMQVLEKLLHWASYFLKDLKKYNLNQIYREFFELLYQEIDYIHEGKNGDHFRQNFADDQQILVPKVYWQYTTRKVLTLEYLPGIKIDDRAALEASNIDPDHVISLGISSYLKQLLQDGFFQSDPHPGNMAVDATGKLIFYDFGTMTEVKSMEKTQMMRTFFAVLRKDTDEVVETLVYMGLIEPMADMTPVKRMIAFLLDRFRDRPIDLQEFEQISNELYLMFEQQPFRLPPQMTFIIKALTTLDGIARALDPQYNLMAAAQPFIRSLAVSHKPGENRLGSLAQQTKEFVLYQFQKPSRTEMAIKRLESRIELGELQFRVKSVEGDRQLRRIYLAIKTMMYGILWGFSSVVGILVWSQAASLFLIGAIALTVFFFGLQTLRALLQLLIQERLDHLIRR
- a CDS encoding response regulator: MKVQDAITKNVVIPGQVLQSLIQRQMSGTMTIYDPLDESVFWQLYFGGGKLHFATSGMGKRERLTYLLGQLFPKAKFPMGDSFSQDYDYICQIWKAGKLSLQQVRQVLFFTTQEAIAQFLSLPRAAIKFERALNLDPLLLSLSLKEMVRPIQPTVRQWVQLRPEIASPFQRLQVKDFREIRSRSWLNLQDYQFMESLREPLDQQVTLYELSHHTRRSTLELSQLFHPLVKTGLIEVIPYAGVPQKPKPRIACIDDSKSIQRVVKMTLEASGFEVIGVTEPALSLSTFARQRPELILMDINMPEIDGYELCRLFNQSEMLRDIPVVMLTGRDGIIDRLRAKMVGASDYIAKPFNPQDLIRMVQSYVEQTSAQSTP
- a CDS encoding response regulator; this encodes MKKVLVVDDSKSEQTLVRALLEKMSLEVSLADNGDEALTWLRNHDQPDLIFLDIVMPGLNGLDLCREIRESLGYEEVPIIFCSNKSQDFDRFWALRQGGNAYLTKPYSPMEFMKTVKEYLA
- a CDS encoding CheW domain-containing protein, with product MVAPSTQTDFFRVQLYPAGADPLAQTRLLIPLENMLEVMTLPRQDICPVPGVAPGVLGVTNQRGQLIWVVDRRSPSGLGTSAARPNPQEKLTVVLLGQGDAGQVGFVVTQLEGIAPFDLGGAAPVATAWQRFYPHCDRQLVKGPETGFTLAMGHLSHYLQGTPVNQ
- a CDS encoding S-layer homology domain-containing protein translates to MKRTQQSTALLLALSLGLGSTLPFQGSLLQPAAVVAQTSQFPDVPSNYWATGFINELVNRGIIAGFPDGSFRPDAPVTRAQFAAMVQKALPKSQDRNAINFVDVPSSYWAFNAINNAYEMGFLSGYPGQVFRPEQNIPREQVLVALANGLNYSARNNINTTLGYYQDAANIADFARSPIAAATEQKMVVNYANLQQLNPKRNATRAEVAAFIYQALFSQGQVQALNSPYIVTQDVVAVDYRITAGTIIPISYTADKILLTQDEILPVTLTVDANIVNTQGIVLIPQGSEIQGEFRPSGNGTRFVAQRLELPNGQMYNINAASQVITDTESVRRGTDVGNLLRNAALGTGAAAAIAAITGDRAIATEELLIGAGAGILATLIPQFLGLDRVDLLVVETNTDLDLTLANDLILQVNP